Proteins from a genomic interval of Amycolatopsis sp. cg13:
- a CDS encoding acetoacetate decarboxylase family protein gives MTEYPPEPWHLAADACISIWRVPIDELPALPTGAEPLLLNNQAAVFTAWIDYLPSGQLSYHELLSCVAVRGRGLAASITDIWVDSEVSRAGGRELWGIPKDLAAFTFTGGRTFTAATSDDWIATAAFTPRVGLPITLPVRFEIAQARNGSPLRSPVEWRAKPRAAAADWSVNPAGPLGYLAGKRPVASAALGATKLRFGSCPR, from the coding sequence ATGACCGAGTACCCGCCCGAACCGTGGCATCTCGCCGCCGACGCCTGCATCTCCATCTGGCGCGTGCCGATCGACGAACTGCCCGCGCTGCCCACCGGTGCCGAGCCGCTGCTCCTCAACAACCAGGCCGCCGTCTTCACCGCCTGGATCGACTACCTCCCGTCCGGTCAGTTGAGCTACCACGAACTCCTCTCCTGCGTCGCCGTGCGCGGCCGCGGGCTCGCCGCGTCGATCACCGACATCTGGGTCGACAGCGAGGTCTCGCGCGCGGGCGGGCGCGAACTGTGGGGCATTCCGAAGGACCTGGCGGCCTTCACCTTCACCGGCGGGCGCACCTTCACCGCCGCGACCTCCGACGACTGGATCGCCACCGCCGCCTTCACCCCGCGCGTCGGACTCCCGATCACACTCCCGGTACGCTTCGAGATCGCTCAAGCCCGAAACGGCAGCCCGCTGCGTAGCCCGGTCGAGTGGCGCGCGAAACCCCGCGCGGCGGCCGCGGACTGGTCGGTCAACCCGGCCGGGCCGCTGGGCTACCTGGCCGGGAAACGGCCCGTGGCCAGTGCGGCACTGGGCGCCACGAAGCTCCGTTTCGGATCTTGCCCTCGGTGA
- a CDS encoding ribonucleotide-diphosphate reductase subunit beta — MTNVETTDATGLGEIEVGAARINVDDKRMINARADVNQLLPMKYRWAWDKYLAACNNHWMPTEVAMQADIALWKSPDGLTEDERQMLKRNLGFFATAESLVANNIVLAVYRQITNPECRQYLLRQAFEEAVHTHTFQYICESLGLVEGELFNMYREVPSISDKDAWALKYTQNLENPDFETGTPEADQAFLRDLVAFYVIFEGMWFYTGFAQILSLGRRNKMVGIAEQYQYILRDESIHLNFGIDCINQIKIENPHLWTEEFQAEVRGMLQDACELEVKYARDTMPRGMLGLSADLCEQYMHFITDRRAQQIGLTPIYGENENPFPWMSEAMDLKKEKNFFETRVIEYQSGGALDWD; from the coding sequence ATGACGAACGTGGAAACGACGGACGCGACCGGCCTCGGCGAGATCGAGGTCGGCGCGGCCCGGATCAACGTCGACGACAAGCGCATGATCAACGCGCGCGCCGACGTCAACCAGCTGCTGCCGATGAAGTACCGGTGGGCCTGGGACAAGTACCTCGCGGCGTGCAACAACCACTGGATGCCGACCGAGGTCGCGATGCAGGCCGACATCGCGCTGTGGAAGTCGCCGGACGGCCTCACCGAGGACGAGCGGCAGATGCTCAAGCGCAACCTCGGCTTCTTCGCGACGGCGGAGTCGTTGGTGGCCAACAACATCGTGCTCGCGGTGTACCGGCAGATCACCAACCCGGAGTGCCGCCAGTACCTGCTGCGCCAGGCCTTCGAGGAGGCCGTGCACACGCACACCTTCCAGTACATCTGCGAAAGCCTCGGCCTGGTCGAGGGCGAGCTGTTCAACATGTACCGCGAGGTCCCGTCCATTTCGGACAAGGACGCGTGGGCGCTGAAGTACACGCAGAACCTGGAGAACCCGGACTTCGAGACCGGCACGCCGGAGGCCGACCAGGCGTTCCTGCGCGACCTGGTGGCGTTCTACGTGATCTTCGAGGGCATGTGGTTCTACACCGGTTTCGCGCAGATCCTGTCGCTGGGCCGGCGGAACAAGATGGTCGGCATCGCCGAGCAGTACCAGTACATCCTGCGCGACGAGTCGATCCACCTGAACTTCGGCATCGACTGCATCAACCAGATCAAGATCGAGAACCCGCACCTCTGGACCGAAGAGTTCCAGGCCGAGGTGCGCGGAATGCTGCAGGACGCGTGCGAACTGGAAGTGAAGTACGCCCGCGACACCATGCCGCGCGGCATGCTCGGCCTGTCGGCTGACCTGTGCGAGCAGTACATGCACTTCATCACCGACCGCCGCGCCCAGCAGATCGGCCTGACCCCGATCTACGGCGAGAACGAAAACCCGTTCCCGTGGATGTCGGAGGCGATGGACTTGAAGAAGGAGAAGAACTTCTTCGAGACCCGCGTGATCGAGTACCAGTCAGGCGGCGCCCTGGACTGGGACTGA
- a CDS encoding ribonucleoside-diphosphate reductase subunit alpha: MSVETGQRPPSAAEGAPSAVRVIRRDGSVSPFDAGKISVALTKAFLAVEGGDAAASSRVHHVVAELTGQVEAALLRHTGPETALHIEQIQDQVELALMRGEHHKVARAYVLYRDERSKAREAAAPASAEVALSVKGADGTLRPLDWARVSHVVGEAVAGLEDVSAEPVLAEAKRNLYDGITADELALAQIMAARVLVEQEPNYSFVSARLLLDKLRGEALSYLAQKPRQASQDEMTSEYPAYFRAYLRRAVELELVDGELLGFDLDKITAAIHAERDLDFGFLGLQTLYDRYFQHHNGVRFELPQAFFMRVAMGLAIREDNREARAIEFYELLSTFHFMASTPTLFNSGTNRAQLSSCFLTTVDDDLDSIFQAYKNNALLAKYSGGLGNDWTPVRGLGAHIKGTNGQSQGVVPFLKIANDTAVAVNQGGKRKGAACAYLETWHVDIEEFLDLRKNTGDDRRRTHDMNTANWVPDEFLRRVEANAEWTLFSPNETPDLHDLYGNAFAQRYREYEAAAARGEIKVFRKVRAVELWRRMLTMLFETGHPWITFKDPCNLRSPQQHVGVVHSSNLCTEITLNTNTEEVAVCNLGSVNLLKHVTPSGLDTERLEKTVRTAVRMLDNVIDINFYTIPEARRSNLRHRPVGLGIMGFQDALFELGVPFASADAVKFADTSMEHLSYYAISASTDLAQERGQYQTFEGSLWSKGILPIDSMQLLIDARQGDGLDVDTSTTLDWAPLRERVKTVGMRNSNVMAIAPTATISNISGVGQSIEPLFQNLYVKSNMSGDFTVVNPHLVKSLKARGLWDEVMVSDLKYFDGSLGQIDRVPDDLKALYATAFEIESKWIVDAGSVRQKWIDQAQSLNLYIAAPSGRKLDELYRYAWHKGLKTTYYLRAQSATHVEKSTLRGTDGKLNAVSATPAPAAPAAAAPAATPSPSPSAAVPAASPAPSPAAAVPAEPKEMPKTDVDFVATEGAACRIDDPDCEACQ, encoded by the coding sequence ATGTCAGTGGAAACCGGTCAGCGGCCGCCGTCGGCGGCGGAGGGGGCCCCGAGCGCGGTCCGCGTCATCCGGCGGGACGGAAGCGTCTCGCCCTTCGACGCGGGCAAGATCTCGGTGGCGCTGACCAAGGCCTTCCTCGCGGTCGAGGGCGGCGACGCCGCCGCGTCCTCCCGCGTGCACCACGTGGTCGCGGAGCTGACCGGGCAGGTCGAGGCGGCGCTGCTGCGCCACACCGGCCCGGAGACCGCGCTGCACATCGAGCAGATCCAGGACCAGGTCGAACTCGCCCTGATGCGCGGCGAGCACCACAAGGTCGCCCGCGCCTACGTCCTCTACCGCGACGAGCGCTCGAAGGCCCGCGAGGCCGCCGCGCCGGCGTCCGCTGAGGTCGCGTTGAGCGTCAAGGGCGCCGACGGAACGCTGCGCCCGCTCGACTGGGCCCGCGTGTCGCACGTCGTCGGCGAGGCCGTCGCCGGGCTCGAGGACGTGTCCGCCGAGCCGGTGCTGGCCGAGGCCAAGCGCAACCTCTACGACGGCATCACCGCCGACGAACTCGCGCTCGCGCAGATCATGGCCGCGCGCGTGCTCGTCGAGCAGGAGCCGAACTACTCGTTCGTGTCCGCCCGGCTGCTGCTGGACAAGCTGCGCGGCGAGGCGCTGAGTTACCTCGCGCAGAAGCCGCGGCAGGCCAGCCAGGACGAGATGACGAGCGAATACCCGGCGTACTTCCGCGCCTACCTGCGCCGCGCGGTCGAGCTGGAACTGGTCGACGGCGAGCTGCTGGGCTTCGATCTGGACAAGATCACCGCCGCCATTCACGCCGAGCGCGACCTCGACTTCGGCTTCCTCGGCCTGCAGACGCTGTACGACCGGTACTTCCAGCACCACAACGGCGTCCGGTTCGAGCTGCCGCAGGCGTTCTTCATGCGCGTCGCGATGGGCCTGGCGATCCGCGAGGACAACCGCGAAGCCCGCGCCATCGAGTTCTACGAACTGCTGTCGACGTTCCACTTCATGGCGTCCACCCCGACGCTGTTCAACAGCGGCACCAACCGCGCCCAGCTGTCGTCCTGCTTCCTGACCACCGTGGACGACGACCTGGACTCGATTTTCCAGGCGTACAAGAACAACGCGCTGCTCGCCAAGTACTCCGGCGGCCTCGGCAACGACTGGACCCCGGTCCGCGGCCTCGGCGCGCACATCAAGGGCACCAACGGCCAGTCCCAGGGCGTCGTGCCGTTCCTGAAGATCGCCAACGACACCGCGGTCGCGGTCAACCAGGGCGGCAAGCGCAAGGGCGCGGCCTGCGCGTACCTGGAGACCTGGCACGTCGACATCGAGGAATTCCTCGACCTGCGCAAGAACACCGGCGACGACCGGCGCCGCACGCACGACATGAACACCGCCAACTGGGTCCCGGACGAGTTCCTGCGCCGCGTCGAGGCGAACGCCGAGTGGACGCTGTTCTCGCCGAACGAGACGCCGGACCTGCACGACCTGTACGGCAACGCGTTCGCGCAGCGCTACCGCGAGTACGAGGCGGCCGCCGCGCGCGGCGAGATCAAGGTGTTCCGCAAGGTCCGCGCGGTCGAACTGTGGCGGCGGATGCTGACCATGCTGTTCGAGACCGGCCACCCGTGGATCACCTTCAAGGACCCGTGCAACCTGCGCTCGCCGCAGCAGCACGTCGGCGTCGTGCACTCGTCCAACCTGTGCACCGAGATCACGCTGAACACGAACACCGAAGAGGTCGCGGTCTGCAACCTCGGCTCGGTGAACCTGCTCAAGCACGTCACCCCCTCCGGTTTGGACACTGAGCGGCTCGAGAAGACCGTGCGCACCGCGGTGCGCATGCTCGACAACGTGATCGACATCAACTTCTACACGATCCCGGAGGCGCGCCGTTCCAACCTGCGCCACCGTCCGGTCGGCCTGGGCATCATGGGCTTCCAGGACGCGCTGTTCGAGCTGGGCGTGCCGTTCGCGTCCGCCGACGCGGTGAAGTTCGCCGACACTTCGATGGAGCACCTCTCCTACTACGCGATCTCGGCCTCGACCGATCTCGCGCAGGAGCGCGGCCAGTACCAGACGTTCGAGGGTTCCTTGTGGAGCAAGGGAATCCTGCCGATCGACTCGATGCAGCTGCTCATCGACGCGCGTCAGGGCGACGGCCTCGACGTCGACACCTCCACGACGCTGGACTGGGCCCCGCTGCGCGAGCGCGTCAAGACCGTCGGCATGCGCAACTCCAACGTGATGGCGATCGCGCCGACCGCGACGATCTCCAACATCTCCGGCGTCGGCCAGTCGATCGAGCCGCTGTTCCAGAACCTGTACGTCAAGTCGAACATGTCCGGCGACTTCACCGTCGTCAACCCGCACCTGGTCAAGAGCCTCAAGGCGCGCGGCCTGTGGGACGAGGTCATGGTCAGCGACCTGAAGTACTTCGACGGCAGCCTCGGCCAGATCGACCGGGTCCCGGACGACCTGAAGGCGCTGTACGCGACGGCCTTCGAGATCGAGTCGAAGTGGATCGTGGACGCCGGTTCGGTGCGCCAGAAGTGGATCGACCAGGCCCAGTCGCTGAACCTGTACATCGCGGCGCCGAGCGGGCGCAAGCTCGACGAGCTGTACCGCTACGCCTGGCACAAGGGCCTCAAGACCACGTACTACCTGCGGGCGCAGTCCGCGACGCACGTGGAGAAGAGCACCCTGCGCGGCACCGACGGCAAGCTGAACGCCGTCTCCGCCACTCCGGCTCCGGCCGCTCCGGCTGCCGCTGCTCCCGCTGCCACGCCGTCGCCGTCGCCGTCCGCCGCGGTTCCGGCCGCCTCCCCCGCGCCGTCGCCTGCCGCGGCTGTTCCCGCGGAGCCGAAGGAGATGCCGAAGACCGACGTCGACTTCGTCGCCACCGAGGGCGCTGCCTGCCGGATCGACGACCCCGACTGCGAAGCCTGCCAGTAA